The following proteins are encoded in a genomic region of bacterium:
- a CDS encoding Rrf2 family transcriptional regulator: MKVSTRAEYGIRALIDLAQHYGEGPVQSHEIARRQGLPEPYLNQLLTTLRRAGLVQSKRGPSGGHVLARTPEGVTIGEAFVALEGSVAPWLCVEEEDAHCIYAPGCGLRPVWQAVKAATEDVLNRTTLADVIGRPLAPLTKA; encoded by the coding sequence GTGAAGGTCAGCACCCGGGCGGAATACGGGATTCGTGCGTTGATCGATCTGGCCCAGCACTACGGTGAAGGGCCGGTGCAGAGCCACGAGATCGCGCGGCGCCAGGGACTCCCCGAGCCCTACCTCAATCAGCTACTCACGACCCTGCGGCGGGCCGGCCTCGTCCAGAGCAAGCGGGGTCCGAGCGGCGGCCACGTGCTCGCCCGGACGCCGGAGGGCGTCACGATCGGCGAAGCGTTTGTGGCCCTCGAGGGCAGCGTGGCGCCGTGGCTGTGCGTCGAAGAGGAAGACGCCCACTGCATCTACGCGCCCGGCTGCGGGCTGCGGCCGGTCTGGCAGGCCGTGAAGGCCGCGACGGAGGACGTCCTGAACCGTACCACTCTGGCGGATGTCATCGGGCGGCCGCTTGCGCCGCTGAC